Proteins encoded within one genomic window of Spirulina major PCC 6313:
- a CDS encoding cistern family PEP-CTERM protein, producing MGSACILGGAIASLTAPTAEAFTVSPDGSISIFKNANDPLDAEGFGDVGRWLDINVGGNVEGQDLSGLASTFRMHVSSFISGNGTSQVILDVEGYVGLKAYSPFNIPEPDSNLFESYRVSVFGFQIDPDFSDIDVSGAFDTTVIGKDIKANGGVDIDVCFNDGGSTKNCNGGGGGGIWNGTMETFQITLDFNQEITSFNMSNFGVRYQSIDSAYYGINGGSGTGTGQAAPEPLTILGTAAAVGFGTLLKRKHQQRTAV from the coding sequence ATGGGTTCAGCCTGCATCCTCGGTGGTGCGATCGCTAGCCTCACGGCTCCCACCGCTGAAGCCTTCACCGTTAGTCCAGATGGTTCGATCAGCATTTTCAAAAACGCCAATGACCCATTAGATGCCGAAGGGTTTGGGGATGTGGGGCGCTGGCTTGATATCAATGTCGGCGGCAATGTCGAAGGGCAAGACCTCTCAGGACTCGCTTCAACCTTCCGCATGCATGTTTCGTCATTCATCAGTGGCAACGGAACAAGCCAGGTCATCCTTGATGTGGAAGGCTATGTGGGCTTGAAAGCTTATTCCCCCTTTAATATTCCTGAGCCGGATTCTAATTTGTTTGAAAGTTATCGCGTCAGTGTCTTTGGATTTCAAATTGATCCTGATTTTTCGGACATTGATGTTTCCGGGGCATTCGATACCACAGTCATCGGTAAAGATATTAAAGCCAATGGTGGAGTAGATATTGATGTCTGTTTCAATGATGGCGGCTCCACCAAAAACTGTAATGGTGGTGGCGGCGGCGGCATCTGGAATGGCACGATGGAAACCTTCCAAATCACCTTAGACTTTAACCAAGAAATCACCTCGTTCAACATGTCTAATTTTGGGGTTCGCTACCAAAGTATTGACAGTGCTTACTATGGCATCAACGGTGGGAGTGGCACCGGAACAGGGCAGGCTGCACCTGAACCGCTGACGATCCTAGGCACAGCGGCAGCGGTAGGCTTCGGTACATTGCTCAAGCGGAAACATCAACAACGAACTGCTGTTTAG